CGGGTTCGTACGCGCTGACAGACCGGTCGAGTTGCCGTTCGTCGACGACGTGGAGACTGATCCCGGTCGAGCCGTCGGGGTTCTCCACGGGCATCTCCGCCCAGATGCTCCGGAGGTCGGCCCGTTCGGATCCGTCGAGGGGTTCGATCCCCCTGCCGTAGAGCACCTGCACGTAGAGGTCCTTTCGCCCGACGCTCGCGTTCGGCAACGGCACCCCGCCGGGTGTCTCGCCCGCACGCTCCCAATCGTCGAGGAGCCTGTCGCCGTCGCGGTCGGGGCTGGGCCGCGGGAGGGCGGTCCCGGCGACGGGTTCGCCGTCGGCCGTCGCCTCCTTCGAGAGATCGACGGCGTCGCCATCCATCTCGGCGATCGCGCCGGTTCCGGCGGCGACGTCCTGCAGTGCCCCTTTGGAATCGACGAGCGTCACCAGCGTCGGCGCGGTCACGACGACGAGCAGGAGCGAGAAGATGACCATCACTTTCCCGAACGTGCTCTTCGGCGCGACGCGCCGCCAGCCGCGCCGGAGGGCGCGAAGGAGCCGGACGCTCACGGGGACGACGACCCGGACGATGAGCACGACTGCGAGCGCCGCAAGGAGCACCATCGCACCGACCACGGCGGCGGTGACGTCCGGGGACGGCAACGCCGTCGGCCACCACGGTGGCGCGGCGACTGTGGTGAGAGTCTCAGTCCCGAGTTTCAGGACGGCCGGCACGGCGGCTGTGACGATCGACTGCACTGCCACCCGGTTCTGGGCCGCCGGTGAAAAACACAGCCTTCAAAATATCTATTTTGATAAGAAGTATTTGAACCGTTAATAAAGGCTACTTAAATCAGGCCAGCGTCGGTGGCCGGCAGCACCGGATGGGTTACGCGACGTACTCGTACTTCCGCTCGTTCATCCGGCCCCAGCCGGCGAAGACGAACTCGCCGCCGGGTTGAGTGAACTCCTCGACGTCGATCTCCTTGTCGTGGTTGTGGACGTCGTGGACCTGTTCGTACTCGTCGAACGAGAGGTCGTACCGGCGGGCGATCTGTTCGTCGATGTTCAGCTGCTGGATCTCCTCCTTCCAGCCTTCCCGGACGGTTTCGGCGTGGATCTCCGCCTGCGCGCCCGAACCGTAGGAGCCGACGAGGAGTCGTTCGCCCGAGAGCCCTCGGCCGGTCTCGGCGGCCATCTTGAGCGCGGACGCGCGCGCGATGTGGACCGACCCGGTGTACCAGTTGCCCACCTGGCCCGCGAGCGTGAGCGTCGGGTCGATCGTGCGGGCGTACCAGTCGCGGTACTGTTCCGTGCCCTTGAGCCCGTCCATGTAGTCACGGATGGCGTCCTCGTACGCCTCCCAGGAGTCGAACTCGTCCTCGCGGGGTTGGCGACCGATCTCGGCGGCGAGGTCGTCTTCGATCTCGGTGTCGCGCGTCATGTGCCGGTAGCCGAGGAGCGCGGCCCGGCGGACCATCCCCGGAAACGGCGTGTGGAACGGGATGTACGCGAAGTCGTCGGAGTGGGTACGGCCGACGACCGACTCGTAATCCTCCAGGGCCTCGCGCATGCGCGCGAGATACACCTTCATCGACCGCTTTCCGTCGACCGACGGGAACTGCTGGTTCGGCTTGAGGAAGTCCGTCTCGTCGGCGCTCCCGTAGCCCTGTTCGGTCGAGAGTTCGACCACGTCGGGCTCCTCGGAGATGAGCATCGCCACCGCGCCTGCCCCCTGGGTCGCCTCGCCCGGGTCCCCCCTCGCATAGAGCGCGGTGTCGGTGGCGATCACCAGCGCAGACCGGCCGCGGTGTCTCCCCGCCTTGATCCAGTTGTACGCGTCGTCGATACTCTGGGTGCCGGCGACGCACGCGAACTTCCGCTCGCCCTTGTTCGCGTGGTGGAAATCGCCCTCGAACGTCTGTTCGAGACAGCCGGCGATGTACGTCGAGACGGGCTTGGAGTTGTCGAACGCCGACTCGGTGGCGACGTCGATCCGGCCGATGTCGTCGGGCGCGAGCCCGCGGCGGTCCATCAGCCGTTTTGCGGCGTTGGCACCCATCGTCACGATATCCTCGTAGACGTCGGGCATCGACGAGGCGTGGAGACCGAGCCCCTTCGTGTACTTCTCGGGGTCGTCCCCCTTCGTCGGCGCGAACGTATTGGGGAGGTCGAGTTTGAGTTTGCCGGTCCAGATCTCGATGGCGTCGATACCCACACTTGTCATGACTGCGTGTTACTGCGGAGGGGCATATGGGTTTGTCGATGGCTATTTCGTCGGTCGTCGAACCCCCTCACTCGACCGTGTTTTTGTACTTGCTCGACCGCGGCGTGTACGCGCCGTCGGGCCGGATGTCGAGTCGCTTGTCGCCGGTGAGTTTGAACCCGTCGAGGGAGACGGTCCCGGCACCGGTGACGTCGGCGACCGCATCCTGCCACTGGGAGGCGGTCGCGAGATCAGCGTCGCGGATGTCGATGTCACCGGCCGTGGCGGTAAGCGTGAGCCCCCGGTTCGTGCTTTCGAGGCCCCCGCCGCTCACGTCGATCGACGTTCCCGTGATCGAGAGCGTGTTCGCCGACCGGAACACCGTGGTCCCGGCCGCCTCGACGGGGCCGCTCGCGTCGATCGACACCGCATTGTTGTCCGAGGTCACGGTGGCGCCGCGGAGGTGGACCGCGTTGCCCGACACGTCGACGGCACTGGTCCCCGAACTGAGAGTCGCGTCGTCGGCGGTCATGTCGCCGCCAGCGTCGACCCGAACGGCGTTGTTGTCGGCGGTCACCGTCGCGGCCGTGAGGTCGAGCGTCGCCCCGGAGAGTTCGATCTTGCTCGTCGCGGAGTCGAACGTCGTCCCGTTCACGTCGATGTCGCCACTGGCGTCGACCGTGATCGGGCCGTTCCGCGCATCGACGGTCGCCCCGCCAAGGGCCATCGCCGCAGCCGTGAGCGACACTGCGCTCGTGTCCGAGTCGAACGTCGCACCGTGGGCGACGATGTCGCCGGCAGCATCGATCATCACGGCTCCGTTCTGCCCGGATAGCGTGTCGCCGGTGCCGACGTACACCGCCCCGCTTCGGGCGACCACGTCGACGGTGCTCGTCGTCGACGTCAGCCCCACGTCGACATCGACGCTGTCGGCCTCCAGCCTGACCTTCCCGTTCCGCGCCCGCAGTTCGCCCCCGCTCACACTGTCCGGAACGACCAATATCGGCCCCGATGGAGCGCTGTACGCGACGTCGCCGTTGTCGTTGTCTGTGAGATCGACCTTCGTATCGGCTGTCCCGCTGTCGTAGAGGCGGTTTCCGTCGTAGTCGAGGTACGCAGACCCAGGGTCGCGCGTCCCACCGCCACCACCACCGCCACCGCCACCACCGCCACCGCCACCACCGCCACCACCAGCCACGGCAGTCGGCGGTTCGTACTCCGGCGCGAGCGCTCCCCTCTCTTTGTCGTCGATCGTCACGGGGCTGTTGAACGGAACCGACCCCGTGGCGTTGTGGACGACGAGCACCCGGAGGCGGTCGCCGTCCGCGTAGTTCGCGGTCGAGTTCCACGTGTACGTCCACGTCTCGCCGGCGTCGAACGTCGCGGCTGTCGATCCCGTCAGGGTGCCCGCGGAGAGCGTCGGCCGCGTTTCGTTCCCACCCTCGTCACGGAGGACGACGAACACCTCGTCGGTGTCGAACGCGGTCCCGCCGCCGTGGGTGACGGTGACGGTGACGTTCCCCGCCGCCGGCGTGAGGCCAACGTCGAGCGCCACGCGTGGCTCGGGGTCGTCACCGAGCGACCCGAGATAGAACACCCCGAACGTGCTGATCGCGACGACGACGAGCCCCGTGAGGAGGACGACACCGACGCCCTCGATCTGTCCCCGTCGCGTGTCGGCATCGCTCATCGGTGCTCGTAGGAACACCGGGTATATATGCTTCGGCCTCCCGATACCAACGCTGGTAACGCTGTCTCCGCCCGTCTCTCGTGCGAGCGCGCTCGAACCAACGCGGGTGTGTCTCGGAATTGATAGCCGCGTCGCCAATGATATATGTGGCGTCGGTCTGGTTCAACTGATGCTCAGGGGTGACGACCGCGGGCAGTCGATACAGATCGGCGCGATTCTGCTATTTGGCGTGCTCGTCATCAGCCTCTCGATCTTCCAGACGGTCGTCGTGCCGTCGGAGAACAGCGGCGTCGAGTTCAACGGCTACGTGGAAGCGACCGACGACCTCGTGACCCTCCGAAACGGTCTCCTCGCCGCCGGAACCCGGGGAGGACTGGAGTCGGAGACCGTCCAGACGGGCGTCCGTTACCCCTCGCGCATGGTGTTGATCAACCCCGGTCCTCCGGCCGGCTCGCTCGAAACCACGGCGTCGGAGAACGTGACCATCGCGGGCGTCGAGGCCGTCTCGGGCGAGGAAGCGAACGTCCGCGGGTTCTGGAACACCACCGATCGGGGCGCACAGAACTACAGCACGCGGCGCGTCTCGTTCTCACCCGGCTACAACGAGGTCGAGGTTCCGCCGGTCGAAGTGTCCGGAATGGGGGCGTACCGACTCACGCCGAACGGTCCGCTCTCGATCGCCGGCCAGACGTTCATCACGGGCAATCGGATCACGCTCGTCACCGTCGACGGCGACCTCGGCGCGTCGGGCCTGTCGACGTCGGTGACGGCCTCGCCCGCCAGCGTCGCCACGCGCTCGGTCACCGTGACGGGCAACGGGAGCGACGTCACCGTGACCCTCCCCGTTCCCGGGAACGGCACCGAAGCGGCCGCCGAACAGTGGATCGACTCGTCGGAGGCGCAGACGCTGAACGACACGAACCCCAACGTCGAACGGATCGTTCCTAACGGCTCGCGCGCCGACGTCGTCCTCGACGGCTCCCGCCAGTACGAACTCCGACTCGCTCGCGTCGTCGTCCACGACAGCGGCGATTCGGGGGTGGCGGCGGAGACCGAGCCGCAGTATCTCGTCCCGCTGGCCGCCAACGGGACGACGGTGCCGACGACCGGGACACGACGGCTCGCCGTCGAGGTTCGTGACCGCTACAACAACCCTGTCGAGGGGGCGGCGGTCGACTTCAGCGCGACCGGCGGCTCGCTCGACGGCAACTCGACGGTCATCACCGGTAGCGATGGCCGTGCGAGCGTCGCGTTCGACATCGACGACGTCGACTCGGCGACGCTCGACGCCGCGATCGACGGGGCAGGCCTCCCACCCTACAACTCGACGACGATCGAGGTGTCGCGCGCGGGAGCCGGCGGCGGGTCGGGTGACGCTGCTGCGGGGACGGACGACATCAACCCGAGCCAGAGCGGCGACGTGCAGCTCACGTCCGCTCAACAGAGCGGTGACAAATCGACCGCCCGGATCACGTTCAACAACACGGGCACGGCGAACCAGACGATCGAGAAGATCCGGATCTCGTTTTATTTCGGCGGCGGCAGGGGCGGGTCGGGCAAGACGGCGACGAGCGCGACGATCGACGGGAGCTCGTTCGACATCCCCGGGACGACCAACACTCTCTCGAAGACGTTCCCGGCCGGTCAGGAGTCGTCGCTGGTGATCGACTTCGACGGGAACAGACCGGAGGTGACCGGCTCGCTGTTCGTCATGACGGTCTGGTTCGACGAGGCCGGAAAAGAGACGTACTTCATCACCGTCCCGCTGTAGCGCGGCGCGGAAGTGAGCGACGCCGGTGACCCGGCGCGCTCGGTCACTCGTCGTCTTCTTTTTCGATGACTTCGGGGTCCGCGAGCGCCGACTGCAGCGAATCCAGTCCGGAGACCCAGTCCGAGACGAGGCCGTACTCGATGTCTTCTAAGACCGTGACGTCGAGTTCGTCGTCGTCCTCGATGAGGAGCGTCCCCGCCTGGACCGTGTGGGCGAAGGCCGTGTCGAGATCCTCGTCCTCCTCGGCGGCGACGGCCGCCTCGACGTGTTCGCCGATGGTCCCCTCGGGAGCGGGACCGCCGGCGACGTACTCCTCGGCAGCGGCGAACACACAGCGGAGACTCATCTGGACACCGTCGACGAGGATGAGTTTCTCCTCGCTCTCGAACGCCGCCTCCGAGAGGACGATCTCGCCGATGTCGCGGATCTCTTCGAGGGCGACCTCGTCGTCGATGCTCCCGTCCTTGTACGCGGAGAGGACCTTCGCGACCGCGATGGCGGCGTCGTCCTGCATGTTGAACAGGAGCCGCGCCGACTCCTCGCTCTCGGGGTCGAGGTCTTCTTCGTCGACCCGTGAGAGCCAGTTCTGCCAGCGTTCCTCGGTGTAGTAGGTCTCCTCTGCCTCGGTCATACATGACCGTCTCTGCCTGTCGTCAAAGGCCTTTCCTCTCCGTGGTTCGGTGTGAGTGTATCTCACTCTCGCCGCCCGAAAGCGACGACGGACGCGGGGTCGCGCCGTCCGCGACACGCTGGCACGCTCGCGGTGCGGTCCCCCCATCGGCCGAAATCGTCGGGGGCTGTCGGTCCGCGATCGACTCAGCCGAGCGTCGATTCGGTGTCGATGCCGTACACCCGCCGGGGTGTTTCGACGTGCGCGAGCCGGACGGCGTCGTCGTACCCCTCGTCGAGGAGCGTCCGGACGCGCCGCGGGACGGTCTTCGGTCCGAGAACCGCCCCCGGACGGTCGGGGTCGTCGACGAAGTCGGTCTCCATCAGGAACGGCTCGCCCCGGTCGGCGGCCTCGCGGAGCCAGTCGGGTTCGCTCATCACGCTCGGGGTCACCCCCGCCAGCGTGCTCCCGGCGTAGTGTTTGACGACCTTCTCGCTCGGAAGGCCGCGCTCTTCGGCCCACGCGCCGACCGCCGTCAGGTCCTCGGTCGTCTCGGTGTGGAGTTGGACCGCACAGTCGCGGTCGGCACCGAGCGCGAGCGCGTGCCGGAGCACGTCGTTCGACGCCTCCCAGACGGCCTCGGGGACGTCGTAGTGGGGCCGACCGGACTTGAGCGCGAGCGCCCGGCCCTCCCCGACGTACTCCGCCGCGACGTCGAGGCCGTCGCACATGAGGTCGCGGGCGGCCCCGGGCTCGAAGCCCCGGTCGCGGACCAGCCGCGAGACGAGGCCGGGGTGGACACCGAGGACGGGCCAGGCCCGACCAGACAGCACCGTCGACGCGCGCTCGACGACCGCGAGGGTGGTCTCGAACACCGCCCGGAAGTCCTCGCCCGACTCCGCTTCGACGCCCAGGTGCCACGACGGCTTGTTAACGACGAGGAGGTGGGTGCCGCCGAGACGGGCGAAGTCCTCGACGGCATCGATTCCCCGGCCGTGTTCGGGATCGAGATGCAGGTGGTTGTCCAGTACCGGCGTGCCGAGTTCCATACCGGTCGTTCGGCGGCGTGGACAAAAGGCGGACGGGTATCTGCCTCGGTCGTCGGTGCGCCTGTCGGAGCGCCCGCCCGGCCGCTCCGGCCGGAGGCGGCGACGACGGTCCCGGCGCCGGCGACAACGCGACACGACCAGGTTCGCCCGTCGAAACGTCAGACTTTCGTGAGAGTGTGTAACACGGTAACGTATGAGGTTCGACGGCGGGTTTCCGAACGGACGAGTGACGTGCCACACCGCGAACGGGGCCGTGGAACGCCGGCCCGACGACCGTGCGTCGACGTGGAGGTGCGGCCCGTGATCCGCCGGCTGTTGACGCTTCCGTTCCGGCTCCTGGGAGTCGTCTTCGAGTTCGCGGTCGTCCTCGTGATGGTCGAGTTCTTCGGACTGACGCTGTACCTCTGGTGGGCGAACGAGGCGGCGCTGGACGCGTTCTTGACCGGCGTCCGTACCCCCGCGGCATTCGTGAGCTTCCTCCTGGCCGCGCCCGACCGGTCGCTCGTCGCCGGCGGACTCGCCGTTTTGGCTGTCTTCCTCGTCCTGAGCGGTGAGTCGGGGACGGGTACGAGCCACGTCCACGACGGCGGGTTCGGTGGCGACGGTGGTGTCGGCGGGTTCGGTGGCGACGGTGGCGACGGCGGCGGCGGTGGCGGCGGCGAGTAAGTATCTCCCCCCCGTCGCTCTGTGGAGAACGCTCTGCATCGCCAGGGGACTGCCACCCCGCGTCGGCGGCAGCGGGCTCAGACGCCGGGGACACCGAACGCCGACAGCGAGCCGATCCCGAACAGCGAGAGCACCGCGATGACGACGAGCGACGCGACCCAGGCGACGAGGCCGATCCCCACCGCGGCCCCCCAGCCGCCTGGGTACCGCCAGTTCACCACCGCGACGTAAGCGGCGAGCGTGAGCAGGACCCCCACGAGCGGGATCCAGCCGAGGAAGAGACCGACGACTGCCCAGACGACCGCACCGACGAGCGCCGTGACGACGGCGTGTCCGAAGTCGGCCTCGTCGACGACGACGCGCGCGCCGACGTAGATCCCGAAGCCACCGACGAGGAGGCTCACGACGAACCCCACGAGCGAATCGAGCAGTGCCATACGTGACGGACGACCGCAGGGAGCAAAAGTCGGCCGGTCGTCACTCTCCGAGCGTGACGTGTTCGGTGGCGGCGTTGGGGAGGGCGTCGGAGCGCCCGTGGGAACCCGGCGCGATCGCGACGGTTCGGAGCCCGTACTCGTTCGCGACTTCGAGGGCGGGCTTGAAATCCGTGTCGCGGGAGGCGATCGCGACGACGTCGGCCCGGGACTCGACGACCAGCCGCGTGAGGTCGACGGCGAGTTTGACATCGACGTCGCCGCTCGTGACGATCACGTCGAAGCCTCGTGCTTCGGCGGCCTGGATGAGCCCCGGGGTGGCGTGTTCGTCCACGTACAGCCGGGTGGCGGCGAGGCGGCCGTACGAGCGGGCGGCCGCCCGCAGGTCGTCGAGGTCGACGTCGAACTCGTCGCGGAGGACGTTCGGGCCGTCGACGAACAGCGCCACCCGTGGCTCCGACGCCGATTCCTCGGCGAACAGCCGACGGAGGAGTGTCATGCGACGGCTACCGTCGACCGGGACAAATGTGTGGTGATTCGACCCCGATTTGGGTCGGAGTTCGGACAACCTCCATGTCTCCCCGCTTCCTCGGGAGGGGTATGAGGAGACAGACACGCCGCCGGTTCGTCGCCGCCACGGCGCTCGCGGTCGCGGGGATCGCCGGCTGTACGGGACGGACGGGCTCGGCGGGAGCCGGCACCGAGGGCACGAGCGGGGGAGCGACGGAGCCGGGCGACACGGACGGGCGGACGACGGGGTCCAGCGAGTCCCTCGACAGCCACCCCGCCGCGGCGGGACTCGACGCGCAACCGACGCTCGGACCGAGGGAGGCGACGGCGACGATCGTCGCGTTCGAGGACCCTTCGTGTCCGCGCTGTCGGGCGTTCGAGCGGAACACCGTACCGCGGATCCGCGACGAACTCGTCGCCACCGGGCAGGCGCGGTTCGTCGCGCGGACCTACCCCGTCGTCTACCCGTGGGGCGAACCCGCGGTCCAGGCGCTCGAATCGACGTTCGCCCGGTCGTCGGAGGCGTTCTGGGGGCTGTTCGCACACTACTTCGCCGACCAGGACGCCTTCTCGACCGACAACGTGCTCCCCCGGACGGAGGAGTGGCTCGCGGCGAACACCGATCTCGACGGGGCCGCGGTGGTCGCCGACGCCGAGGCCGGCGCGTACGACGACGCCGTACAGGTTGATCTCGACGCGGGCGAGGCCGCGGGCGTCGGCCGGACGACCCCGACCGTCTTCCTGTTCCGCGACGGCGAGTACGTGACTCGCGCGGGCGGGAGCGTCAGCTTCGACCTGCTCACGTCGGCGCTGGGACTGTGACGGTGCGACTGCTGGGCGTCGGGCTTCCCACGACGCGGTCGGACGTGCGGCTGGTCGCCCGGACCACACGGCTCGTGCTCTCGGTCCCGGTGTACGCGCTGTTCGCCACGCTCGTGGCCCTCGCGACGCTCTCGGCGTTCGTGCTCTCGCAGAACCTCGCGCTCGTCGGCGACGTCGTGCTCGGTGGGTCGCTCCCCCTCGCCGCCCGCCTCCGCGTCCTCGTCGAACTGTACCCGTTCGTCGGGACCTCGTACAGCCTCTTGTCGGGAACGGCGCTCGTCGTGGTCGCGGCGCTCACCGGGGTCGATCTCGCGATGGTCGCGTACCACGTCCGCGAACACGGCCTCTCCGCGGAGGGAAGCGGCGGCAGTGCGGCGGGCGTCGTCCTCGGCGCGCTCGGAGCGGGCTGTGCGGCCTGCGGGTCGGCGGTGCTCGCCGGCGTGCTCTCGCTCGTCGGCGCGTCGGGGCTCGCGCTGTTGCTCCCCTTCGACGGCGTGGAGTTCGCGGTCCTCGCGAGCGTGGCGCTCGTCCTGTCGATGTACTGGCTCGCCGACGGGATGCGGGGCGGGTCCATCAACGGCTGCCCGGTCGATCCGTAACCGGGTCGAGAGCCGACCCCGTGGTGCCCAGTCATCCGTTGCTCAGTACCACTAGTATTGCCTATCACACCTTATTTCCGTTTAGAAGGCTATATCTTTACACTTATGTGGTTGGAGGGGGCAGAAGTTGATATGAACGACAGTATGGGGGATAATGACCCATCATCGTTTATTGTTATAGATTCGATGAACGACCACGGTGCTATCACAGTACAGCCCGTCGACGGCCACGCGACGTATCACGTCGTCGACTACGAGGACGGGACGACGCGCGAACGTCTCGCCTCGCTCACCGAGGGCGCACAGATCCGAATGTCCGTCGAGCGCGCCGGCGTCCGCGCGAACGTCTGGAAGGCGACGAAACTCGTCGCCGGCTCGGCCAAACCCACCCCCGTTCGCGTCTGACGACTCGCCGATTCGGGTCCCCTCGTTTCATCTTCGCCCCCCACACGCTTCGTCGTTCTTCCTCGTCCCCGACTGCCCTCTCGTTCCACGTTCCCCCGACCGCCGGCCCGTATCGCGATCAGCAGGAGAACAGGCCGCCGCTCAGCACCGGCGCATGACGCTCGACATGTCCGCGAAGGTCGCAGTTCGTCGGTGTTCGGCGCGGGGCTCGTTCCCCGCTCCCTCGCCAAAAATAGTTACTACATCCATAGTAACTTCTCTGCGTCCGGCGTGATAACTGTACTGTTCCGGGCGACGATTCGACCGAACTCGGTCGTCGGGGAGCCGCTCGTCCGGGATCGACCGCTGAAGGGCCTGTAAACGCCGCTTCGTCCTGCCGACTCGTCCCGCCTGCGACGGTCCTGTCGACTCGCCGCGTCTCCCGATACCAAAGCATTAATTCGACGCCCACTATCCCCCCGGTATGGCCCTTCGGAAGCCGCCGCTGCGGGACGTTCACGCCGACCGGGGAGCGACGTTCACCGAGTTCGGCGGGTGGGAGATGCCCGTGGAGTTCGGCTCCATCAGACGTGAACACACCGCCGTTCGCGAGCGGGCGGGGATATTCGACGTCTCACACATGAGCGAGATCGAAGTGACCGGTCCCGACGCGACGGCGCTGATGCAACGTCTCACCACGAACGACGTGACGGCGTTGGATCCCGGCGACTCGCAGTACGCGGCGATCACGGACGCCGAAGGAGTCATCATCGACGACACGATCGTCTACCGACTCCCGTCGGCCGACGGTGCCGAGCCGACGTACCTCTTCGTCCCGAACGCGGGCCACGACGGAGAGATGTCCGAGCGCTGGACCACCCACCGCGACGACTGGGGGCTCGACGCACGAGTCGAAAACACGACCGAGGAGTGGGCCATGTTCGCGGTGCAGGGGCCCGACTCCCCCGGACTCGTCACCGACGCGATCGGCGCGGTTCCGGACATCGTTCGCTCGGAGGCCACCGAGGCGACGATCGCGGAGACGCGGTGCCTCGTCTCGCGGACGGGCTACACCGGCGAGGACGGCTTCGAGGTGCTCTGCCCCTGGAGCGGGGCCGAGGCGGTGTGGAACGCGTTCGTCGACGACGACGCGTGCCAGCCGTGCGGGCTCGGTGCGCGGGACACCCTGCGGATCGAGATGGGCTTTCTCCTCTCGGGGCAGGACTTCCACCCCACCGAGGAGCCCCGGAACCCCTACGAGGCCGGCATCGGCTTCGCGGTCAAACTCGATACGGAGTTCGTCGGCCGGGACGCGCTCGAACGCGTCGAGGCCGAGGGCGTCGACGAGCGGTTCGTCGGTATCGAACTCCTCGACCGCGGCGTGGCCCGTCACGGCTACGACCTCACGAACGAGGCCGGCGACCGCGTCGGCCACGTCACCAGCGGGACGATGAGCCCGACGCTCTCGAAGCCCGTCGCGCTCGGCTACCTCCCCGTCGACGACGCCGACCCCGGCACCCGCGTCAACGTCGTCGTCCGCGGCGAGCCCAAGCGGGGGAAAGTCGTCGTCCCGCCCTTCATCGACCAGTAACACACCCATGTTCGAAGTTCCTGACGACAGACGGTACCTGGAATCGCACGAGTGGATTACGACCGACGCGCCCACGCGCGTCGGCATCACGGAGTTCGCACAGGACGAACTCGGCGACGTAGTGTTCGTCGAACTCCCCGAGGTGGGCGACTCAGTGACGGCGGGCGAGTCGTTCGGCGTCGTCGAGTCGATCAAGGCCGTCTCCGACCTCTACGCGCCGGTCTCGGGCGAGGTCGTCTCGGTGAACGAGGAGCTGTTCGACCGGCCGGAGCTGGTCAACGAGGATCCGTTCGGCGACGGCTGGATGCTCGAACTCGACGCGGAGGTGGACGGAGCCGACGACCTCCTCTCCGCCGAGGAGTACCGCGAGCAGATCGAATGACCGGGAGTCCGTACGCACCACACACGG
This Salinigranum marinum DNA region includes the following protein-coding sequences:
- the gcvH gene encoding glycine cleavage system protein GcvH produces the protein MFEVPDDRRYLESHEWITTDAPTRVGITEFAQDELGDVVFVELPEVGDSVTAGESFGVVESIKAVSDLYAPVSGEVVSVNEELFDRPELVNEDPFGDGWMLELDAEVDGADDLLSAEEYREQIE